From Nocardia sp. NBC_00416:
CGCACCATCCTCGATGACGCCGAGGCCGGGCGCGGGGTGATCGTCGTCGACCCCAAAGGCGACCTCGTCACCGACGTGCTGTCCCGGTTGCCGGCGCGCCTGGGCGAGCGGGTGGTGCTCTTCGACGCCGACTCCACCGCCCCGCCACCGTGCGTGAACCCCCTCGATATCGGGCGGATCGGCCGGGCGGGAATGGATCTGGCGGTCGACAACCTCGTCACCGTGTTCCACCGGATCTTCCACCAATGGTGGGGGCCACGCAGCGACGACATCATGCGCGCCAGCCTGCTCACCCTGTGCGCTCAACCAGGCACCGCCACCCTGGCCGATCTCCCCCGTCTACTCATCGAACCCGCCTTCCGCGCCCGCGTCACCCGCACCACCAAAGACCCCGTCCTCCGAGGATTCTGGGACAGCTACGAACAACTCTCCGACACCGGCCGCGCCCAACTCACCGGCCCGCTGTTGAACAAACTGCGCGCCTTCCTCTTACGGCCGTTCGTGCGCGCAGCCATCGCGGGCGGGCCCTCCACGGTCGAGTTCGCCGACATCCTCGACCAGGGCGGGATCTGCCTGGCCCGGTTACCGAAGGGCTCGCTCGGGGAGGAGACCAGCCGCCTGGTCGGGTCCTTGCTCGTGGCCCGCACCTGGCAGGCGGTCACCGCCCGCGCCCGTATTCCGTCGGCCGACCGGCCCGATGCCGCATTGGTGCTCGACGAGGCACAGAACTTCCTCAACCTCTCGACCCCGATCGAGGACATGCTCGCCGAAGCCCGCGGACTACGCCTGTCGCTGCTGTTGGCGCATCAGAACTTGAGTCAGTTGTCGCGGGAGCTGCGCGACGGGATCTCGGCCAATGCCCGCAACAAGATCGTGTTCGCCGTCAGTCCCGACGACGCCCGGGATCTGGCCCGCCACACCGAGCCGTGGCTGTCAGAACACGACCTGTCCCACCTCGATGCGTTCCATGCCGCCGCCCGGCTGCTGGTCGACGGCCGCAACGCTCGCCCGTTCACCCTCACCACCCGCCCGCTGGACCCGCCGATCCCGGGACGTGCCCGCGAGATCGCCGCCACGGCCCGCGCCCACCTCACCACACCGGCCCACCCGCCCGAGCCCGGCGGCGAGCCGGTCCTCGACCGTGACCAGCGGCCGGATCCCGCACGGCACGACCCGCGCCGGCGCTAGCCACGCAACCGCCCTCACCGAGAAAGGCTGCCGCACCGATGCTCTCCCGACCCGACCGACAAGCAGATCACCGCAAACCGCGGCCCGAGCCCCGCACCGCGCGGGCCCGGCCGGTCGACACCACCGCGCTCGTGGCACGGCTGACCGAGCGCGACCGCTGGATCCTGCGGATGCTGCACGAGCACCGTGTCCTGACCACCAACCAGCTTGCCACCCTCGCCTTCCCCAGCCCCGCCCTCGCTTTGCGGCGCATGACCCGCCTGCACCGCTACGGTGTCCTGGAACGGTTCCGGCCCTTACGCACTCGGGGCAGCGCACCGGTGCACTGGGTACTGGCCCCGGCCGGCGCCGCCGTGCTCGCCGCCGAAGCCGGCATCAGCCTGCGCGAGCTCGGCTACAGCCACCAGCGCACCCTCGCCATCGCCCACAGCCTGCAACTCACCCACACCCTCGGCGTCAGCGACTGGTTCGCCGCACTCACCGCCCACGCACCCCGAGACGAACGCGGCCAGCAAGCCCAAGTACAGGCATGGTGGTCACAGACCCGCTGCCAGCGCCTGTGGGGAGATCTCGCACGACCCGACGCCTTCGGCCGCTACACCCACCCCGAAGCGACCCTCGACTTCTTCCTCGAATACGACCTCGCCTCCACCACCTTGACCCGAGTCGCCGCCAAACTGCACGGCTACAGCGAACTGGCCCGCACCACCGGAGTCATCACCCCCGTCCTGCTGTGGGTACCGACCGCACTGCGAGAAGCGAACGCTCGTGAGGCCCTGCACCGGACCTGGGAACGGCTCCCCGATCCCGAGGCCGTGCCCGTGGCCACCGCCGCCGCCGAACTCCTCTCCCCGAGGCCCGAGACCAGCCCCGCCGACCAGGTCTGGCTACCCCTGGACCACGACACCGACCGCCTGCGCCTGCACGAACTCACCACCGCGTGGCCCGCACGCACCCCACCCGCCGTCGTCGACGCCCACGGCGGGCAGACCTGGGCACCGGTGGGCGGGCTGGTCGTCCTCGCCCCGCCGCCACCGACACCGCCGCTGGAGTTCTGGTGAGGCCCTGATGCTGGTCAAGGCACTCGGCGCGGGCTGCGCGACGGTGGTGTTCTTCGTGGTCGTGATCGCGGCCGTGGTCACCACGGTCGTCGTGTTCGACCAGTCGCTGCCCACCACTGCCCCGCCGCCCTCGACCGGCACCGGCTCGACCCCAAGCCCAGAAGCCGAGCAGGACATACCGGCGCAGATGCTGGTGCTGTATCAGGCTGCGGCCCAGTATTGTCCGGGGCTTGACTGGTCAATGCTCGCCGCGATCGGCAAGATCGAAACCGACCACGGCCGCTCCCCCCTTCCCGGAGTGACCTCGGGCGAGAACTCCTCCGGTGCCGGCGGTCCGATGCAGTTCCTGGTCGGGACCTTCGAGTCGGTCACCGCCCGGCACTCTCTTCCCGCAGGTGGCGCGAGCCCGCCCTCGCGCTACAACCCGCACGATGCCGTGCATACTGCCGCGTTCTACCTGTGCGACTCGGGCGCCCCCAGCGACCTGCGCGCGGCGATCTTCGCCTACAACCGGGCCGACTGGTACGTCGACCAAGTCCTCGACCAAGCCGCACGCTACCGCACCCCAGACGCTCCCGGCGGCGGCTGCCACAGCCCGGCCACCACAAACCGCACTGCCGCGCAAGTTATCGCCTTCGCCTGTGCCCAGCTCGGCCAGCCGTACGTGTGGGGCGGTAACGGACCCGACGTCAACGGCGGCTGGGACTGCTCCGGACTCACCCAGGCCGCCTACCGGTCCGCCGGAATCGCCCTCCCCCGCACCACCTACGACCAAGTCCACACCGGCACACCCATCCCCGAAGACCGACTCGCCCCCGGCGACCTGGTCTTCTACGGCACCGCCGCCGACGTCCACCACGTCGGCATCTACCTCGGCGGCGGGCAAATGATCCACGCACCCACCTTCGACGAGCCCGTACAGACCTCGCCCTACCGGTGGGCCCAGGACGACTTCTACACCGCCACCCGACCGGCCACCGGCTCACCTGCCCACGCCGATTCCCGCGCCGCAGGTTGACGGCACGACGGCACGCGCTACCCGGGTCCCTACCTGCCTCCAACCCGCCCGGCTGGACACGACTCGACCATCACCGATCCCACGACACACGGCGCATCCACGAGACAAGGAGATCCTCCATGCCCACCCGCCGAACCCACCACCGGACCATCCACACCCACCGACGCATCACCCACGCCACACTGTGTGCCGCCATCGCCACCGCCACGGTCTGCGGGGCCGGTGTCGCCACCGCAGACCCGGCACCCGCTCCCACCGCCGCAGACTGCCCGCATTTGACCGCGCTGCTGGCACCGGGCACGTTCGAGACAACCCCGGCAACCGATCCGGCACCACAGCCGGGGGTACTCACCACCGTCGCCGACACGTTGACAACCCGCTACGGCAGCGACATCGACGTCCAAACCCTCCCCCACACCACCAATCCCACCGGCGAACAAGCTCTCGCTGCGGCGCTGTCGGCGTTGTGCTCGGGGACGCGAGTAGTCCTGGCCGGCTACGCCGAAGGCGCCGCGACCGTCGGAGACCTCGCCACAGCGATCGGCAACAACCGCGGCCCGA
This genomic window contains:
- a CDS encoding replication-relaxation family protein — protein: MLSRPDRQADHRKPRPEPRTARARPVDTTALVARLTERDRWILRMLHEHRVLTTNQLATLAFPSPALALRRMTRLHRYGVLERFRPLRTRGSAPVHWVLAPAGAAVLAAEAGISLRELGYSHQRTLAIAHSLQLTHTLGVSDWFAALTAHAPRDERGQQAQVQAWWSQTRCQRLWGDLARPDAFGRYTHPEATLDFFLEYDLASTTLTRVAAKLHGYSELARTTGVITPVLLWVPTALREANAREALHRTWERLPDPEAVPVATAAAELLSPRPETSPADQVWLPLDHDTDRLRLHELTTAWPARTPPAVVDAHGGQTWAPVGGLVVLAPPPPTPPLEFW
- a CDS encoding C40 family peptidase encodes the protein MLVKALGAGCATVVFFVVVIAAVVTTVVVFDQSLPTTAPPPSTGTGSTPSPEAEQDIPAQMLVLYQAAAQYCPGLDWSMLAAIGKIETDHGRSPLPGVTSGENSSGAGGPMQFLVGTFESVTARHSLPAGGASPPSRYNPHDAVHTAAFYLCDSGAPSDLRAAIFAYNRADWYVDQVLDQAARYRTPDAPGGGCHSPATTNRTAAQVIAFACAQLGQPYVWGGNGPDVNGGWDCSGLTQAAYRSAGIALPRTTYDQVHTGTPIPEDRLAPGDLVFYGTAADVHHVGIYLGGGQMIHAPTFDEPVQTSPYRWAQDDFYTATRPATGSPAHADSRAAG